One window from the genome of Nicotiana tomentosiformis chromosome 5, ASM39032v3, whole genome shotgun sequence encodes:
- the LOC104096043 gene encoding inositol-3-phosphate synthase-like, translating to MFIENFKVESPNVKYTETEIHSLYDYQTTELVHEEKNGSYQWTVKPKTVKYEFKTDTCVPKLGVMLVGWGGNNGSTLTGGVIANKEGISWATKEKAQQANYFGSLTQASTIRVGSFNGEEIYAPFKSLLPMVNPDDVVFGGWDISNMNLADAMVRAKVFDIDLQNQLRPYMESMVPLPGIYDPDFIAANQESRANNVIKGTKKEQVDQIVKDIREFKEKNKVDKIVVLWTANTERYSNVIVGLNDTMENLLAAVDRNEAEVSPSTLYAIACVLENVPFINGSPQNTFVPGLIDLAIKRNTLIGGDDFKSGQTKMKSVLVDFLVGAGIKPTSIVSYNHLGNNDGMNLSAPQTFRSKEISKSNVVDDMVSSNAILYEAGEHPDHVVVIKYVPYVGDSKRAMDEYTSEIFMGGNNTIVLHNTCEDSLLAAPIILDLVLLAELSTRIQLKAEGEGKFHSFHPVATILSYLTKAPLVPPGTPVVNALSKQRAMLENILRACVGLAPENNMILEYK from the exons ATGTTCATAGAAAATTTTAAGGTTGAAAGCCCAAATGTGAAGTACACAGAAACTGAGATTCACTCTTTGTATGATTATCAAACCACAGAGTTGGTTCATGAAGAGAAAAATGGCTCTTATCAATGGACTGTCAAGCCAAAAACTGTCAAATATGAGTTCAAAACTGATACCTGTGTTCCCAAATTAGG GGTTATGCTTGTTGGATGGGGAGGAAACAACGGTTCAACTTTGACGGGAGGTGTTATTGCTAATAAAGA AGGAATTTCATGGGCAACAAAAGAGAAGGCGCAACAAGCCAATTACTTTGGGTCTCTTACTCAGGCATCAACAATTAGAGTTGGATCTTTCAATGGAGAAGAGATCTATGCCCCTTTCAAGAGCCTCCTTCCCATG GTTAATCCGGATGATGTAGTGTTTGGAGGATGGGACATTAGCAACATGAATTTGGCAGATGCTATGGTCAGGGCCAAGGTTTTCGACATTGATCTGCAAAACCAGCTGAGGCCCTATATGGAATCCATGGTCCCTCTTCCCGGTATCTATGATCCTGACTTCATTGCTGCTAACCAAGAATCACGCGCCAACAACGTGATCAAAGGAACCAAGAAAGAACAAGTTGATCAAATTGTTAAAGATATTAG GGAGTTCAAGGAAAAGAATAAGGTAGACAAGATTGTGGTGCTGTGGACTGCCAACACAGAAAGATACAGCAATGTGATTGTTGGACTAAATGACACAATGGAAAATCTTTTGGCTGCTGTCGATAGAAATGAGGCTGAAGTATCTCCTTCTACATTGTATGCTATTGCTTGTGTTCTTGAAAATGTACCTTTCATCAATGGAAGCCCACAAAACACTTTTGTACCAG GTCTTATTGATTTGGCCATAAAGAGGAACACTTTGATTGGTGGTGATGACTTTAAGAGTGGTCAAACCAAGATGAAGTCAGTGCTGGTTGATTTCCTAGTTGGAGCTGGTATTAAG CCAACATCAATTGTGAGCTACAATCACTTGGGTAATAACGATGGAATGAATCTTTCTGCCCCTCAAACTTTCCGGTCTAAGGAGATCTCAAAAAGCAATGTTGTCGATGACATGGTTTCCAGTAACGCCATTCTCTATGAAGCTGGCGAGCATCCTGACCATGTTGTTGTGATCAAG TATGTTCCATATGTTGGAGATAGTAAGAGGGCAATGGATGAGTACACATCAGAGATTTTCATGGGTGGAAATAACACTATAGTTTTGCACAACACTTGTGAGGATTCTCTTTTGGCTGCTCCAATTATATTGGACTTAGTCCTTCTCGCCGAACTCAGCACTCGCATTCAGCTCAAAGCTGAAGGAGAG GGGAAGTTCCACTCTTTCCATCCTGTTGCTACTATACTCAGCTACCTCACTAAGGCTCCTTTG GTACCACCAGGTACACCAGTGGTGAATGCTTTGTCAAAGCAAAGGGCAATGCTTGAGAACATATTGAGAGCTTGTGTTGGTTTGGCACCAGAAAACAACATGATTTTGGAATACAAATGA
- the LOC104096044 gene encoding FCS-Like Zinc finger 5-like codes for MILGKMGRRPSMRRTTSMTGITVDVVNAGEPEPSDVVDEFKVANGYDNNQNSIAIVLPRYYHQRSSSVGFQIEETAHFLKTCGLCNRRLAPGRDIYMYRGDTAFCSMECREQQLKKDERKEKLKIILSKKTENHHNHSELPLANSETSGKSESIAAV; via the exons ATGATATTGGGGAAGATGGGACGACGTCCTTCAATGAGGAGGACGACGAGCATGACAGGGATAACCGTTGATGTAGTGAACGCCGGAGAACCAGAACCGTCTGATGTTGTTGATGAGTTTAAAGTTGCCAATGGATATGATAATAATCAAAATTCCATAGCCATAGTTTTGCCGAGATACTACCACCAGAGAAGTTCAAGTGTAGGTTTTCAGATAGAAGAGACTGCTCATTTCTTGAAAACTTGTGGCCTTTGTAATCGTCGTTTGGCACCTGGTCGAGATATCTACATGtacag GGGAGATACTGCATTTTGTAGTATGGAGTGTAGAGAACAACAACTGAAAAAAGATGAAAGAAAGGAGAAGTTAAAGATTATCCTTTCAAAGAAGACTGAAAATCATCACAACCACTCAGAATTGCCATTGGCTAACTCTGAAACTTCTGGCAAGAGTGAAAGTATTGCAGCGGTTTGA